In a single window of the Debaryomyces hansenii CBS767 chromosome A complete sequence genome:
- a CDS encoding DEHA2A07216p (similar to uniprot|P36101 Saccharomyces cerevisiae YKL027w) — protein MSCHSKVWMLVVATALVTTGVVEGFHRYMDSRDNVKSPPSTKQITETNKDYSEELIQEQLARNYAFLTEGGMEKVRNQNIVVVGAGGVGSWVTTMLVRSGVGKIRVIDFDQVSLSSLNRHAVANLKDVGISKVECLRNHLLQIAPWIEIDTKNQLWNIDVAEELIFGEDFKPTYVVDCIDNIDTKVDLLTFCHEKKLPVISSGGAACKSDPTRVNISDISKTEEDPLSRSVRIRLKKRGIISSIPVVFSAEKPDPRKAQLMPLTDAEIAKGEVDQLSAIKNFRVRILPVLGTMPGMFGLTLATHLITSISGYPVEPIEGKNRYKVYDGILQSLAGQQSRIGKLDQRVPIALNDVNYILEEVFHGKSPISNYSTRLTLSRWDPRKELSYQNVVIMTKEEQKLHEDRVLKGGELLTEVYTKEILDRVEQRFSEERFYSQFR, from the coding sequence ATGTCTTGTCATTCCAAAGTGTGGATGCTAGTAGTTGCAACTGCGTTGGTTACAACAGGAGTTGTGGAAGGGTTTCATAGATATATGGACTCTCGTGATAACGTAAAGTCACCTCCATCGACTAAACAAATTAcagaaacaaataaagaCTATTCAGAAGAACTAATTCAAGAACAGTTGGCTCGTAACTATGCATTTTTGACGGAAGGAGGCATGGAAAAGGTAAGAAACCAAAACATTGTGGTTGTTGGTGCTGGTGGAGTTGGGTCATGGGTCACGACGATGTTAGTTAGATCTGGCGTGGGTAAAATTAGGGTAATAGACTTTGACCAGGTTTCGTTGAGTTCCTTGAATAGACATGCAGTAGCAAACTTGAAAGATGTTGGAATATCCAAAGTGGAATGTTTGAGAAATCATTTATTACAAATTGCACCTTGGATTGAAATCGATACCAAAAACCAATTGTGGAACATAGATGTGGCCgaagaattaatatttggCGAAGATTTCAAACCAACGTACGTTGTTGATTgcattgataatatagataCTAAAGTGGACTTGTTAACTTTCTGTCACGAAAAGAAGTTACCGGTTATTTCCTCGGGAGGTGCAGCGTGCAAGTCGGACCCAACCAGAgttaatatttctgataTATCCAAGACTGAAGAAGATCCATTATCACGTTCAGTACGTATTCGTTTGAAAAAGAGAGGTATTATTAGCAGCATCCCAGTTGTATTCTCTGCCGAAAAGCCAGACCCAAGAAAAGCTCAATTAATGCCATTAACTGATGCCGAAATTGCAAAAGGTGAGGTTGATCAATTATCGGCCATCAAGAACTTCAGAGTTAGGATTTTGCCTGTTTTAGGTACAATGCCAGGTATGTTTGGATTGACCCTTGCCACCCACCTCATTACCTCCATCTCAGGATACCCGGTTGAACCAATTGAGGGTAAGAACAGATACAAGGTCTACGACGGAATATTACAGAGTTTGGCGGGTCAACAATCTAGAATTGGCAAATTGGACCAAAGAGTTCCTATCGCATTGAACGACGTCAACTATATCTTAGAAGAAGTTTTCCACGGCAAGTCCCCTATATCCAACTACTCGACCAGGTTGACGTTATCCAGATGGGATccaagaaaagaattatctTATCAAAACGTTGTTATAATGACGAAAGAAGAACAGAAGTTGCACGAAGATAGGGTCTTAAAAGGTGGTGAACTATTGACAGAAGTTTATACAAAGGAAATACTTGACAGAGTAGAACAAAGATTCTCTGAAGAACGCTTCTATTCTCAATTCCGTTAA